One region of Natronorubrum aibiense genomic DNA includes:
- a CDS encoding 50S ribosomal protein L10 — protein sequence MSAQAERKTENLPQWKKEEVDELASIIDNYGSVGIVGIAGIPSKQLQDMRRDLHGTAELRVSRNTLQTRALEDAGLGDLVEHIEGQVGIVATDENPFSLYKELEASKTPAPINEGEVAPNDIVIPEGDTGVDPGPFVGELQSIGANARIEEGSIQVMEDSTVLEAGEQVSADLSNVLNELGIEPKEVGLDLRAVIAEGVLFDPEDLDIDIEAYESDVATAAARARNLSVNASYPTEATAPTLIAKATGEAKSLGLQAAIEDEALMPDLVSKADAQLRALAAQIDDEEALPEELQGVEAPAAPAAADEGEDESADDHDDAEADDADTDDDEDDDGDGAEGLGAMFG from the coding sequence ATGAGCGCACAGGCTGAACGCAAAACCGAGAACCTTCCCCAGTGGAAGAAAGAAGAAGTCGACGAGCTCGCGTCGATCATTGACAACTACGGGAGCGTCGGCATCGTCGGCATTGCTGGCATTCCGAGCAAGCAGCTTCAGGACATGCGCCGTGACCTTCACGGGACTGCCGAGCTGCGCGTCAGCCGCAACACCCTACAGACGCGTGCGCTCGAGGACGCCGGACTCGGCGACCTCGTCGAGCACATCGAAGGGCAGGTCGGCATCGTCGCGACCGACGAGAACCCGTTCTCGCTGTACAAGGAGCTCGAGGCGTCGAAGACGCCTGCGCCGATCAACGAGGGCGAAGTCGCGCCGAACGACATCGTCATCCCCGAGGGTGACACCGGTGTCGATCCGGGGCCGTTCGTCGGTGAACTCCAGAGCATCGGTGCAAACGCACGCATCGAAGAGGGCTCGATTCAGGTCATGGAGGACTCGACGGTCTTAGAGGCCGGCGAGCAAGTCTCTGCGGATCTGTCGAACGTCCTCAACGAGCTTGGGATCGAACCCAAGGAAGTCGGACTCGACCTCAGAGCAGTCATTGCTGAGGGCGTGCTCTTCGACCCAGAAGACCTCGACATCGATATCGAGGCCTACGAGAGCGACGTGGCGACGGCCGCCGCTCGTGCTCGGAACCTCTCGGTCAACGCGAGCTACCCGACGGAAGCGACCGCACCAACGCTCATCGCCAAAGCCACGGGCGAGGCCAAGAGCCTCGGCCTGCAGGCAGCGATCGAGGACGAAGCCCTGATGCCCGACCTCGTCTCGAAAGCCGACGCACAGCTGCGTGCGCTTGCGGCCCAGATCGACGACGAGGAAGCCCTGCCTGAGGAGCTGCAGGGCGTCGAGGCTCCTGCCGCACCGGCAGCAGCCGACGAGGGCGAGGACGAATCGGCAGACGACCACGACGACGCTGAGGCCGACGA
- a CDS encoding cupredoxin domain-containing protein: MNRRAYLAAVGTAVSAGLAGCSTVRSAFEDEPCSGDECTIAMSRNEFLPDEYETQVGETVVWKNTSGADHTVTALENSIPEEAEYFATGGFEDEETARTAWHDYTGGRLSPRETFEHTFEVPGTYTYICEPHVRGGMIGTIIVSE, from the coding sequence ATGAACAGGCGCGCCTATCTCGCCGCCGTCGGAACCGCCGTCTCTGCCGGACTGGCCGGGTGTTCGACCGTTCGCAGCGCCTTCGAAGACGAGCCCTGTAGCGGCGACGAATGTACGATCGCGATGAGCCGAAACGAGTTCCTCCCCGACGAGTACGAGACACAGGTCGGCGAAACCGTCGTCTGGAAGAACACGAGCGGGGCCGACCACACCGTGACCGCCCTCGAAAACAGCATCCCGGAGGAGGCGGAGTATTTCGCAACCGGCGGCTTCGAGGACGAGGAGACGGCCCGCACCGCCTGGCACGATTACACCGGCGGTCGGCTCAGCCCCCGCGAGACGTTCGAACACACCTTCGAAGTGCCGGGCACGTACACCTATATTTGCGAACCCCACGTCAGGGGCGGCATGATCGGAACGATCATCGTCTCGGAGTGA
- a CDS encoding HEAT repeat domain-containing protein, with amino-acid sequence MSDDESAGADETDTEEERESVDLEAIRETLAAFESDVEGLEADLEAAETEDDLDVVEADLEAFRDEFDEVEIPEPPETDDEDEEDEEDEEPTPEEQLQERYDDIDSDVSDLESELEDQRGPYGEDVVSEIESASGTITGTRWTEEGNAELIEAVDDFLETFNDLLGSDVTRSAEGEDVPAQLETTLETAADAVEAAALDADDDAETIAGLLECCDDLQSDVDDATEWTDLEVREQMRREGFYDVLDHVKDFPPEWHALKVHEKRGNVEMILLALETFDSDFMEEHCLEALERMGPEEAIDPMLQKANRRDTAAMSILGKIGVDDDEVVETLLDYVDSNPNLQQPAFRALGEIGAEAAVQPIANQLVDDNADVRSRAARALGLIGDTRAIDPLADVLADDEEDRVRASAAWALNQIGTADALEIVADYSDDRAYLVQAEAEKASLEPAA; translated from the coding sequence ATGAGCGACGACGAGTCTGCCGGTGCCGACGAAACGGACACCGAGGAGGAACGCGAATCGGTCGACCTCGAGGCCATCCGCGAGACCCTCGCGGCGTTCGAATCGGACGTCGAAGGGCTCGAAGCAGACCTCGAGGCCGCCGAGACCGAAGACGACCTCGACGTCGTCGAAGCCGATCTCGAGGCGTTTCGCGACGAGTTCGACGAAGTCGAGATCCCGGAGCCACCGGAGACCGACGACGAGGACGAGGAGGATGAAGAAGACGAAGAGCCCACGCCCGAAGAACAACTGCAGGAACGTTACGACGATATCGACAGCGACGTCTCCGACCTCGAGTCCGAGCTCGAGGACCAGCGCGGTCCCTACGGCGAGGACGTCGTCAGCGAGATCGAAAGCGCCAGCGGCACGATCACCGGTACCCGCTGGACCGAGGAAGGGAACGCAGAACTGATCGAGGCCGTCGACGACTTCCTCGAGACGTTCAACGACCTGCTCGGCAGCGACGTAACACGCTCCGCCGAGGGTGAGGACGTGCCCGCCCAACTCGAGACGACGCTCGAGACGGCGGCCGACGCCGTCGAGGCCGCAGCGCTCGATGCCGACGACGACGCCGAGACGATCGCCGGTCTCCTCGAGTGCTGTGACGACCTCCAGTCCGACGTCGACGACGCCACCGAGTGGACCGACCTCGAGGTCCGCGAACAGATGCGTCGGGAAGGGTTCTACGACGTGCTCGATCACGTCAAGGACTTCCCGCCGGAGTGGCACGCACTGAAAGTCCACGAGAAACGTGGCAACGTCGAGATGATCCTGCTCGCCCTCGAGACGTTCGACTCCGACTTCATGGAAGAACACTGTCTCGAGGCGCTCGAGCGGATGGGTCCCGAGGAAGCCATCGACCCGATGCTCCAGAAGGCCAACCGTCGGGACACGGCCGCAATGAGCATCCTCGGCAAGATCGGCGTCGACGACGACGAGGTCGTCGAGACCCTGCTCGACTACGTCGATTCGAACCCGAACCTCCAGCAGCCAGCGTTCCGGGCCCTCGGTGAGATCGGTGCCGAGGCAGCCGTCCAACCGATCGCCAACCAACTGGTCGACGACAACGCAGATGTTCGTAGTCGGGCTGCTCGCGCACTCGGCCTGATCGGTGACACCCGGGCCATCGACCCGCTCGCGGACGTGCTGGCCGACGACGAGGAAGACCGCGTTCGCGCCAGCGCCGCCTGGGCGCTCAACCAGATCGGCACCGCCGATGCCCTCGAGATCGTCGCCGACTACAGTGACGACCGCGCGTACCTCGTGCAGGCCGAAGCCGAGAAAGCCTCACTCGAGCCGGCAGCCTAA
- a CDS encoding 50S ribosomal protein L1, with protein sequence MADSDITTAVARALEESPDRNFTETVDLAINLRDLDLNEPSNRVDESIVLPSGTGQETIIVVIAEGETAVRAEEVADDVLSIDDVADLDDDEAKDMADETDFFIAEEAMMQDIARHLGTILGPRGKMPDPLSPDDDVVETVNRLKNTVQLRSGDRRTFHTLVGAEDMDAEDISDNIDVILRRLHADLEKGPQNIDAVYVKTTMGPSVEVA encoded by the coding sequence ATGGCAGATTCGGATATCACAACCGCAGTGGCTCGCGCACTCGAGGAGTCGCCGGATCGGAACTTTACCGAGACGGTAGACCTCGCGATTAACTTGCGCGACCTTGACCTAAACGAACCGTCGAACCGTGTTGATGAGTCCATCGTCCTGCCGTCCGGAACCGGCCAAGAGACGATCATCGTCGTTATTGCCGAAGGCGAAACGGCTGTCCGCGCCGAAGAGGTTGCGGACGACGTGCTTTCGATCGACGACGTGGCCGATCTGGACGACGACGAAGCCAAAGATATGGCTGACGAGACGGACTTCTTCATCGCCGAAGAGGCGATGATGCAAGATATCGCCCGGCACCTGGGTACCATTCTCGGTCCCCGAGGGAAGATGCCGGACCCACTCTCGCCCGACGACGACGTCGTCGAGACCGTCAACCGGCTCAAGAATACCGTGCAGCTTCGCTCCGGCGACCGACGAACGTTCCACACGCTCGTCGGCGCCGAAGATATGGATGCCGAAGACATCTCGGACAACATCGACGTCATCCTGCGTCGCCTGCACGCCGACCTCGAGAAAGGTCCCCAGAACATCGACGCCGTCTACGTGAAGACGACGATGGGACCGTCCGTGGAGGTGGCCTAA
- the cutA gene encoding divalent-cation tolerance protein CutA encodes MPTVYITAPPDDANEIAETLVEERLAACVNRLSTTSTYRWDGEIHHDDEAVLLAKTTDGAYDDLVERVQALHPHDVPCIECFDEADVLESFATWRAESVD; translated from the coding sequence ATGCCGACCGTCTACATCACGGCGCCGCCGGACGACGCCAACGAGATCGCCGAGACGCTGGTCGAGGAGCGACTCGCGGCCTGCGTCAACCGACTGTCGACGACCTCGACGTATCGCTGGGACGGCGAGATTCACCACGACGACGAAGCCGTCCTGCTCGCGAAGACGACCGACGGCGCCTACGACGACCTCGTCGAGCGCGTGCAGGCGCTGCATCCACACGACGTGCCGTGTATCGAGTGCTTCGACGAAGCGGACGTTCTCGAGTCGTTCGCGACGTGGCGGGCCGAAAGCGTCGACTGA
- a CDS encoding metal-dependent transcriptional regulator, giving the protein MNTADQYLKAIYLAQRIEEGPASTGTLADLLEVSPASVNEMIGKLEDRGLVEHEKYKGATLTDEGLERAHDALQTYCIIERFLANVLEVDEFRDEARALESVIDDTVAERLDTIINRPSDCPDCFDPERDYCERLEVGPDGCAD; this is encoded by the coding sequence ATGAATACCGCAGATCAGTATCTCAAGGCTATCTATCTCGCACAACGAATCGAAGAGGGCCCTGCATCGACCGGCACGCTCGCGGATTTGCTCGAGGTCAGCCCGGCGAGCGTCAACGAGATGATCGGCAAACTCGAGGATCGAGGGCTCGTCGAACACGAGAAGTACAAGGGTGCGACCCTCACCGACGAGGGACTCGAACGCGCACACGACGCCCTCCAGACGTACTGCATCATCGAACGGTTTCTCGCCAACGTCCTCGAGGTCGACGAGTTCCGCGACGAGGCACGGGCCTTAGAGAGCGTCATCGACGACACCGTCGCCGAGCGCCTCGACACCATCATCAACCGACCCAGCGACTGTCCCGACTGTTTCGATCCCGAGCGGGATTACTGCGAGCGACTCGAGGTCGGTCCCGACGGCTGTGCGGACTGA
- a CDS encoding type 2 periplasmic-binding domain-containing protein — protein MSLGQRVSSDNQLTRLLQIGVVLEELVESRAAHHLDSLSPEEQATVDEAVQELLVEAAAESADHRERLEALIADLEAETVPYEEINALVDAQYGPPEDTDGVLYDQLANEETAYKFYDDLIEAIEASDAEFAIDRDRLLATLSEIREEEREGVKEVTEIMEQRA, from the coding sequence ATGAGTTTGGGACAGCGTGTCTCGAGCGACAACCAACTGACTCGACTGCTCCAGATCGGGGTCGTTTTGGAAGAGCTAGTCGAGTCACGGGCCGCCCACCATCTCGATTCGCTTTCGCCCGAAGAGCAGGCGACGGTCGACGAGGCGGTACAAGAGTTGCTCGTCGAGGCCGCAGCAGAGTCGGCAGACCACCGGGAGCGCCTCGAGGCGCTGATCGCTGATCTCGAGGCCGAGACGGTTCCCTACGAGGAGATCAACGCGTTGGTCGACGCCCAGTACGGCCCCCCGGAAGATACCGACGGCGTCCTCTACGATCAACTGGCGAACGAAGAGACGGCGTACAAGTTCTACGACGACCTCATCGAAGCGATCGAGGCGTCCGACGCCGAGTTCGCCATCGATCGCGACCGACTGCTCGCGACGCTCTCCGAGATCCGCGAAGAAGAACGTGAGGGCGTCAAAGAGGTAACCGAGATCATGGAGCAACGAGCATGA
- a CDS encoding HEWD family protein yields MSPQVRTPTARVCERCGRAERWDSDLEAWQLAREDGEKQVGNPHCLHEWDINGTFNPVAEPDE; encoded by the coding sequence ATGAGTCCACAGGTACGAACGCCAACGGCCCGCGTATGCGAACGGTGTGGTCGAGCAGAACGATGGGACAGCGACCTCGAGGCGTGGCAACTCGCCCGCGAAGACGGCGAAAAGCAGGTCGGGAACCCACACTGTCTTCACGAGTGGGACATCAACGGGACGTTCAATCCCGTCGCTGAACCCGACGAGTAG
- a CDS encoding phospholipase D-like domain-containing protein, whose protein sequence is MERRRLAYVVLVVVGTVGFVATVTAGIGFMTAESTTNESSSIDPRHDLESGPPCPPSMTGSTNMMNTTVTAGNTTDIDPRIVELYPNPTTHGNVGEYLVLEVPPETPLENWTITDGHTTAALPNRTVSGRVAVSTDPNVTDGLTDHPVLGLEGTLRLAVDGDTLEMRNGTTVVDTVSYDRAPTAERWYRTDGGAVTADSQPTDPADGSWHPRGATCLPVSSVDVDEATAFVLPDAPDVPRETLREADDRLLLAGYTFTSSEIAADLVAAADRGVDVAVLLEGGPVGGTPQATEPVLETLESGGVDVRVIGDEGARYRYHHPKYAVVDDTVLVTSENWKPSGIGGTSSRGWGVRLEDERLAADLAAVFRADHGGWDTVAGSSHLETTAFVDDESDGADTRIRSREHEPTTVPVDTAELLVAPDNADRRLTTLLDAADDEILVKQASIDDDTAVLEATIDAARRGVDVKILLDSTWYNEAENDALTKALRQLAADESLPLEAKLVDETDRFKKIHAKGVVIDREVVVGSANWNDNAFENNREVLVAVHGTEIAAYYAAVFDDDWAGNHGRWTLPLGIGVTVVAALAVAALVGHRYVRFGDPEP, encoded by the coding sequence ATGGAGCGCCGACGGCTCGCGTACGTCGTGCTCGTCGTGGTCGGTACCGTCGGGTTCGTCGCGACTGTGACGGCAGGGATTGGGTTCATGACAGCCGAATCTACGACGAACGAGAGTTCGTCGATCGACCCACGACACGATCTGGAAAGCGGCCCACCCTGTCCCCCCAGTATGACTGGGTCGACAAACATGATGAACACAACGGTGACAGCGGGGAATACAACCGACATCGATCCCCGAATCGTCGAACTCTACCCCAATCCGACCACCCACGGTAACGTCGGCGAGTATCTCGTCCTCGAGGTCCCACCAGAAACGCCACTCGAGAACTGGACGATCACCGATGGACACACGACCGCTGCCCTTCCCAACCGCACCGTCTCCGGCCGCGTCGCGGTGAGTACCGATCCGAACGTCACCGATGGACTGACCGACCACCCTGTCCTTGGCCTCGAGGGAACCCTGCGACTCGCCGTCGACGGCGACACACTCGAGATGCGAAACGGAACGACCGTCGTCGATACGGTCTCGTACGACCGCGCACCGACAGCCGAACGATGGTACCGAACCGACGGCGGCGCAGTCACTGCCGATTCACAGCCGACCGACCCAGCCGACGGAAGCTGGCACCCTCGAGGCGCGACCTGTCTCCCCGTCTCGAGCGTCGACGTCGACGAGGCGACGGCGTTCGTCCTGCCCGACGCACCCGACGTTCCGCGTGAAACGCTCCGCGAGGCCGACGATCGGCTCCTGCTCGCGGGGTACACGTTCACCTCGAGCGAAATCGCAGCCGACCTCGTCGCGGCGGCCGACCGCGGCGTCGACGTCGCCGTCCTCCTCGAGGGCGGGCCCGTCGGCGGCACACCGCAAGCGACCGAGCCGGTCCTCGAAACGCTTGAATCGGGCGGCGTCGACGTCCGCGTTATCGGCGACGAAGGCGCTCGCTACCGTTACCACCACCCGAAGTACGCTGTCGTCGACGACACCGTCCTCGTCACGAGCGAGAACTGGAAACCGTCGGGCATCGGCGGAACTTCGAGTCGCGGCTGGGGCGTTCGACTCGAGGACGAACGGCTCGCGGCGGATCTCGCGGCTGTCTTTCGAGCGGACCACGGTGGCTGGGACACCGTCGCCGGTTCGAGCCATCTGGAAACGACCGCGTTCGTCGACGACGAGAGCGACGGGGCAGACACCCGAATCCGCTCACGTGAACACGAACCGACGACGGTTCCCGTCGATACTGCCGAACTCCTCGTCGCGCCGGACAACGCCGACCGGCGGCTGACAACACTTCTCGACGCGGCCGACGACGAAATCCTCGTCAAACAGGCCAGCATCGACGACGATACCGCCGTTCTCGAGGCGACGATCGACGCCGCCCGCCGGGGCGTCGACGTCAAGATCCTGCTCGATTCGACGTGGTACAACGAAGCCGAAAACGACGCGCTCACGAAAGCACTCCGGCAACTGGCCGCCGACGAATCGCTCCCGCTCGAGGCCAAACTCGTCGACGAGACCGACCGGTTCAAAAAGATCCACGCCAAAGGCGTGGTGATCGATCGGGAGGTCGTCGTCGGCAGCGCGAACTGGAACGACAACGCGTTCGAGAACAATCGCGAGGTGCTCGTCGCGGTCCACGGAACGGAGATCGCAGCCTACTATGCAGCCGTTTTCGACGACGACTGGGCCGGCAACCACGGGCGCTGGACGCTGCCGTTGGGGATCGGCGTGACCGTCGTCGCCGCACTCGCCGTCGCAGCGCTCGTCGGGCACAGATACGTTCGTTTCGGCGATCCGGAGCCCTAA
- a CDS encoding phosphoenolpyruvate carboxykinase (ATP) — MSETGAEIRPLVRQLPDPTTASNVHYNPSLAELRELAADDETTTEFGSPSYVSEYRSRSSDRTKNTVDADFSDRDHELVDEAIDLVGERKLVCVDRLMGRHPEATFCCRLFVPVEHARIALAWANLFEPTDGREPDLYTVQLPDHDETAIRVLPDESFTAVLGSDYTGEAKKSFLRMFMFRIKEQGGLGLHAGSKRVRVRDEDGDLRTVGQVFMGLSATGKSTLTSHGCWLENPEDATMLQDDVCGLLPDGSVPGSEGQGLFIKTIGLGEDEQPELYEAATDESAILENVAVDDDGTVHFDEDRYTANSRAIIQRDQLESADDEIDLERMDQVFFITRNPLMPPVAKLNDKQAAVAFMLGESIETSAGDPSRAGESIRVVGTNPFIMGPEGEEGNIFQDLIDELDAECFVINTGYLGAKSKDIGVTESVTVLTETARGTIEWTDDDRTGLTIPESVPGLDIEKYYVPDHVEDYDDAVAELRAERRTYLEQFDELRDEIKDAVY, encoded by the coding sequence ATGTCCGAAACCGGGGCTGAGATCCGTCCGCTGGTCCGGCAGCTTCCCGATCCGACAACAGCGTCGAACGTCCACTACAACCCATCGCTTGCTGAACTCCGTGAGCTCGCGGCCGACGACGAGACGACCACCGAGTTTGGGTCGCCGTCGTACGTCAGTGAGTATCGATCGCGGAGTTCCGATCGGACGAAAAACACCGTCGATGCCGACTTCTCCGACCGCGATCACGAACTGGTCGACGAGGCTATCGATCTCGTGGGCGAGCGCAAACTGGTTTGCGTCGACCGGCTGATGGGTCGCCACCCCGAGGCGACGTTTTGTTGCCGACTGTTCGTTCCCGTCGAGCACGCGCGTATCGCGCTGGCGTGGGCGAACCTGTTCGAGCCAACCGACGGCCGCGAACCCGACCTCTACACCGTCCAGCTTCCCGACCACGACGAGACGGCGATTCGTGTCCTGCCGGATGAGAGTTTCACTGCGGTGTTAGGCAGCGACTACACCGGTGAAGCCAAGAAGTCGTTCCTTCGGATGTTCATGTTCCGAATCAAAGAGCAGGGCGGACTCGGCCTCCACGCCGGCAGCAAGCGCGTTCGCGTCCGTGACGAGGATGGCGACCTGCGCACTGTCGGGCAGGTGTTCATGGGGCTTTCGGCGACCGGCAAATCGACGCTAACCTCCCACGGCTGCTGGCTCGAAAATCCCGAAGACGCCACGATGTTGCAGGACGACGTCTGTGGACTCTTGCCAGACGGCTCGGTGCCCGGCAGTGAGGGGCAGGGCCTGTTCATCAAGACGATCGGCCTCGGTGAAGACGAACAGCCCGAACTGTACGAGGCCGCAACCGACGAGTCGGCGATCTTAGAGAACGTCGCCGTCGACGACGACGGCACGGTCCACTTCGACGAGGATCGCTACACCGCAAACTCCCGTGCGATCATCCAGCGCGATCAACTCGAGAGCGCCGACGACGAGATCGACTTAGAGCGGATGGATCAGGTCTTCTTCATCACGCGGAACCCGCTGATGCCGCCGGTCGCGAAACTCAACGACAAGCAGGCCGCCGTCGCGTTCATGCTCGGTGAGTCGATCGAGACCAGCGCCGGCGATCCATCCCGTGCGGGTGAATCGATCCGCGTCGTTGGGACGAATCCCTTTATTATGGGTCCCGAAGGCGAGGAAGGCAACATCTTCCAGGATCTCATCGACGAACTCGACGCCGAGTGTTTCGTCATCAACACGGGCTATCTTGGCGCGAAGTCCAAAGATATCGGCGTCACCGAATCCGTCACGGTGCTGACGGAAACTGCACGCGGGACGATCGAGTGGACCGACGACGACCGGACCGGATTGACGATCCCCGAATCCGTCCCCGGACTGGACATCGAGAAGTACTACGTCCCCGACCACGTCGAGGACTACGACGACGCCGTTGCAGAGTTGCGTGCCGAACGACGAACGTACCTCGAGCAGTTCGACGAACTCCGCGACGAAATCAAAGACGCCGTCTACTGA
- a CDS encoding protein sorting system archaetidylserine synthase (This PssA-like phosphatidyltransferase, along with a PssD-like decarboxylase, is required in Haloarchaea for the archaeosortase ArtA to replace the PGF-CTERM sorting signal with a C-terminal lipid anchor.) has translation MLPRFVGRLGVADAVTVANAALGFIAVVIAFVDIELAARLILLAAIADGLDGILARRYGGTDAGPYLDSLADVASFAVAPAVLAFVVVTDGFDIGFGAVTTELLLVTVICALFVAMAVTRLGMYTAYDVSGSCTEGVQTTLAATILGAAILAGETEPWLVLAVTGAFCYLMVSRIRYPDLLARDAAIMGVVHALAILIPSFAGRTFPYALLTLGIAYMTLSPWLYWRDDTQPASSELHGNA, from the coding sequence ATGCTCCCCCGGTTCGTCGGGCGACTGGGCGTCGCCGACGCGGTGACGGTCGCCAACGCGGCGCTGGGATTCATCGCCGTCGTCATCGCGTTCGTCGACATCGAGCTCGCCGCTCGGCTCATCTTGCTTGCAGCGATCGCGGACGGACTGGATGGGATCCTCGCGCGGCGCTACGGCGGCACCGACGCCGGCCCCTATCTCGACTCGCTTGCAGATGTCGCCTCCTTTGCTGTCGCCCCTGCCGTCCTCGCCTTCGTCGTCGTCACCGATGGGTTCGACATCGGCTTCGGTGCGGTGACGACCGAGTTACTGCTGGTCACTGTGATCTGTGCGCTGTTCGTCGCAATGGCCGTTACCCGACTCGGCATGTACACAGCGTACGACGTCAGCGGGAGCTGTACCGAGGGCGTCCAGACGACACTCGCTGCGACGATCCTCGGGGCTGCGATCCTCGCCGGCGAGACCGAGCCGTGGCTCGTCCTCGCGGTCACGGGCGCGTTCTGTTATCTGATGGTCTCGCGCATTCGGTATCCCGACTTGCTCGCACGCGACGCCGCGATCATGGGCGTCGTCCACGCGCTCGCGATTCTTATCCCGTCGTTTGCCGGCCGAACGTTCCCGTACGCCCTGTTGACGCTCGGGATCGCCTACATGACGCTCAGCCCGTGGCTCTACTGGCGCGACGATACGCAGCCAGCGTCGTCCGAACTGCATGGAAACGCTTAG
- a CDS encoding 50S ribosomal protein L11 produces MAGTIEVLVPGGQANPGPPLGPELGPTPVDVQAVVQEINDQTAAFDGTEVPVTVEYDDDGSFDIDVGVPPTAALVKDEAGFETGSGEPQKDFVADLSVDQVKKIAEQKHPDLLAYDTINAAKEVVGTCASMGVTIEGNDARDFKEKVDSGEYDDVLAADA; encoded by the coding sequence ATGGCTGGAACCATCGAAGTGCTCGTTCCGGGTGGCCAGGCCAACCCTGGCCCACCGCTCGGTCCCGAGCTCGGACCGACGCCCGTCGACGTGCAGGCAGTCGTACAGGAAATCAACGACCAGACGGCCGCGTTCGACGGCACGGAAGTGCCCGTCACCGTCGAATACGACGACGACGGCTCGTTCGACATCGACGTCGGTGTCCCACCGACGGCCGCACTCGTCAAAGACGAGGCCGGTTTCGAGACCGGCAGCGGCGAACCGCAGAAGGACTTCGTCGCTGACCTCTCGGTCGACCAGGTCAAGAAGATCGCCGAGCAGAAACACCCAGACCTGCTCGCCTACGACACGATCAACGCGGCAAAGGAAGTCGTCGGCACCTGCGCCTCGATGGGCGTCACCATCGAAGGCAACGACGCTCGAGACTTCAAGGAAAAAGTCGACAGCGGCGAGTACGACGACGTGCTCGCAGCAGACGCGTAA